A genomic stretch from Chroococcidiopsis sp. SAG 2025 includes:
- a CDS encoding cupin domain-containing protein — protein MKKVIITLSMSIFFVALAFCSSAIAVSSDSGISLSRSNEGRTVAIGKDLFTFKHTFENTLKDVSIIEITHPPHQGLAFLLKKHTFDVAGNFYVISGEFEFFGIQSNDSIQVRAGDFVHVQPGIVHSYRHIGAELGKVLVVTASTGFQDFLEEVGTWVADPTIAPSPTRRPDIVDIEKIVSIAKKHGIKFFN, from the coding sequence ATGAAAAAAGTCATTATTACTTTGTCAATGTCCATCTTCTTTGTCGCGCTTGCCTTTTGCTCTAGTGCAATCGCCGTCTCGTCAGATTCAGGTATTAGCTTGAGCAGATCGAACGAAGGTAGAACGGTGGCGATCGGTAAAGATTTATTTACGTTCAAGCATACCTTCGAGAATACGTTGAAAGATGTCTCGATTATTGAAATTACCCATCCACCACATCAAGGCTTGGCATTTCTCTTGAAGAAACATACGTTTGACGTTGCAGGAAACTTCTACGTTATCTCTGGAGAATTTGAGTTCTTTGGTATTCAGTCGAACGACTCAATTCAAGTGAGAGCAGGCGATTTTGTACATGTGCAGCCTGGAATTGTTCACAGCTACAGACACATTGGAGCAGAGTTAGGAAAGGTGCTAGTCGTGACAGCTTCTACAGGCTTTCAAGACTTTCTAGAAGAGGTTGGAACTTGGGTAGCTGATCCAACGATCGCACCCTCTCCAACTCGCCGTCCAGATATAGTCGATATTGAGAAAATTGTCTCGATCGCTAAAAAGCACGGTATCAAGTTCTTTAACTAA
- a CDS encoding IS1 family transposase (programmed frameshift), whose protein sequence is MKNGSTHNGKPKYQCKICGRQFAIDPTNSSVSEETKQMIDRLLLERISLRGIARVTQVSWSWLQDYVNQKLARTPRQIKVSEKSTGELTIECDEMWSFVNSKKNEVYIWLAIDRNSRKIIGCYIGDRTRKSASKLWVSLPKIYQQSAFAYTDFWQAYKTVIPHEYHRAVGKETGLTNRIERLNNTFRQRVSRLVRESLSFSKKLNNHIGAIWYFIHGYNAELDRI, encoded by the exons ATTAAAAATGGTTCAACTCACAATGGCAAGCCAAAATATCAGTGCAAAATCTGTGGTCGCCAATTTGCGATCGATCCGACTAATTCATCTGTTTCAGAGGAAACCAAGCAGATGATCGATCGGCTCTTGCTGGAGAGAATATCACTGCGAGGAATTGCCAGGGTGACTCAAGTAAGTTGGTCTTGGCTGCAAGATTATGTCAATCAAAAGCTAGCTCGAACTCCGCGCCAAATTAAGGTTTCAGAAAAGTCAACAGGAGAATTGACCATTGAATGTGACGAGATGTGGTCATTTGTTAATAGCAAGAAAAATGAGGTCTATATCTGGCTAGCAATCGACCGCAATTCTCGAAAAATTATCGGTTGCTATATCGGAGATAGAACCAGAAAATCTGCTAGTAAATTATGGGTCTCCTTACCAAAGATTTATCAGCAATCTGCCTTTGCCTATACAGATTTTTGGCAGGCTTACAAGACAGTTATTCCCCATGAATATCATCGAGCAGTTGGTAAAGAAACAGGTCTAACTAATCGTATTGAAAGGTTGAATAATACCTTCAGACAGCGCGTTTCTCGGTTAGTAAGAGAAAGCCTATCATTTTCCA AAAAGCTGAACAACCACATTGGAGCGATTTGGTACTTCATTCATGGCTACAATGCAGAGTTAGACAGGATTTGA
- a CDS encoding HU family DNA-binding protein, producing MNKAELVDAIASKTNVTKKDADSILSAITETIVEVVSSGDKVSLVGFGSFEPRQRSAREGRNPRSGQKMTIPATRVPGFAPGKVFKDKVAPNS from the coding sequence ATGAATAAAGCCGAACTTGTTGATGCGATCGCATCTAAAACTAACGTGACCAAGAAAGATGCTGATTCTATCCTCAGTGCAATAACCGAGACGATCGTGGAAGTCGTCTCCAGTGGCGATAAAGTTTCTTTAGTCGGTTTTGGTTCTTTTGAGCCGCGCCAACGCTCGGCGAGGGAAGGGCGTAATCCCAGATCTGGCCAGAAGATGACAATCCCTGCCACTCGCGTTCCTGGCTTCGCTCCTGGTAAGGTGTTCAAAGATAAAGTTGCTCCTAACAGTTAG
- a CDS encoding IS701 family transposase: MVLLHSNINKADKQAVEPVLVELEELEKRIAPRFARLEARIAALAYIKGLISPVERKNSWQLAEAIGDRDPYRFQHLLNRASWDADAVRDDLRDYVVEHLGDDNAVLIVDETGFLKQGDKSVGVQRQYSGTAGGTQNCQVGVFLVYASSVGHTFIDRELYLPKSWTNDRQRCERAGVPENVEFATKLQLARKMLLRAVDANVPARWVCADALYGTDHRLQQFIEARGLHYVLAVSRDQTIWVGKSQHRVDAIMRKMDSSAWQTLSAGNGSKGERLYQWALATFEHPKNPELQRFVLARRKLENPTEITYYLVSAPVGTSLQEIVKVAGVRWTVVIWK; encoded by the coding sequence ATGGTTCTACTACACTCAAACATAAACAAAGCGGATAAACAAGCAGTTGAACCAGTATTGGTAGAGCTTGAAGAGCTGGAAAAACGTATTGCTCCTCGCTTCGCTCGGTTAGAAGCAAGAATTGCAGCGCTGGCATATATCAAAGGACTAATCAGTCCGGTAGAGCGAAAAAACAGCTGGCAATTGGCTGAAGCGATAGGGGATAGAGATCCTTACAGATTTCAGCATTTATTAAATCGTGCTTCTTGGGATGCAGACGCAGTTCGAGACGATTTGAGAGATTATGTAGTGGAACATTTGGGAGATGATAATGCGGTACTAATCGTGGATGAAACTGGATTTTTGAAACAAGGAGATAAATCAGTTGGTGTACAAAGACAATATTCAGGAACGGCAGGAGGAACCCAAAACTGCCAAGTCGGAGTGTTTTTAGTTTATGCCAGCTCTGTGGGTCATACATTTATTGATCGGGAGTTATACTTGCCGAAAAGTTGGACTAATGACCGCCAACGTTGCGAACGAGCCGGTGTACCAGAGAACGTAGAATTTGCGACAAAATTACAATTAGCACGAAAAATGCTGTTGCGAGCTGTAGATGCAAATGTTCCGGCACGATGGGTATGTGCTGATGCATTGTATGGCACTGACCATCGGCTACAGCAATTTATTGAAGCGCGAGGACTGCATTACGTATTAGCAGTAAGTCGTGACCAAACTATCTGGGTGGGCAAGAGTCAACATCGGGTGGATGCGATTATGAGGAAAATGGACTCCTCAGCTTGGCAGACCTTGAGTGCTGGTAATGGTTCGAAGGGGGAACGGCTATATCAATGGGCATTAGCTACATTTGAGCATCCAAAAAACCCCGAGTTACAACGCTTTGTACTAGCGAGAAGAAAGTTAGAAAACCCAACAGAAATTACTTATTATCTAGTTAGTGCGCCCGTTGGTACTAGTCTACAAGAAATAGTAAAGGTTGCTGGTGTACGTTGGACGGTAGTGATATGGAAGTAG
- a CDS encoding MFS transporter, with protein sequence MKPPQANRFSQPSNLYFDRNFQIICAVSLVAVLGVSSVTPAFPALAQALKIAPQNIGLLVTVFTLPTLLLGPVIGVFADRLGRKKILIPALFLFAIAGAACAIAPNLSVLLVLRCLQGIGAAPLLSLSLTLIGDFYVGDQRATAMGYNSSISSVGTAIYPTLGGALAVWGWYYPFLLPLVAIPIGLLVILMLRNREQKSGRSLKAYLNNASRVLKNRQLLGLFIGSAANFMLLYGTYITYLPELINQSFNASAFAIGLILSSVSVSITLASSQLGRLTHKFPAPLLVRASFIFYAVALLIIPFVSSLWFLLIPTTLFGIGVGIGMPSIQTLLAELAPQEYLATVMAVNGSFFGLGQTLGPLITGVAFGVAGINGAFFTGVGLALVMLIVFRFCGCLGSSRLA encoded by the coding sequence ATGAAGCCACCTCAAGCGAACCGATTCTCCCAACCCTCTAACCTGTACTTCGATCGCAACTTCCAGATTATTTGTGCAGTTTCGCTTGTCGCAGTCCTGGGTGTTTCTAGCGTGACACCCGCTTTTCCTGCCCTGGCTCAAGCGCTCAAAATTGCGCCTCAGAATATTGGGTTACTGGTCACTGTTTTTACTTTGCCAACTCTACTATTAGGACCAGTGATTGGTGTGTTTGCCGACCGCCTGGGTCGAAAGAAAATTCTGATTCCAGCTTTGTTTTTATTTGCGATTGCTGGAGCCGCCTGTGCGATCGCACCCAACCTTTCGGTGTTGCTGGTACTACGATGCCTGCAAGGCATTGGAGCTGCACCCCTGTTGTCGTTGAGCTTAACATTAATTGGAGACTTCTATGTTGGGGATCAGCGGGCAACGGCAATGGGTTACAACTCCAGTATCAGCAGTGTGGGAACAGCTATTTATCCAACATTAGGTGGTGCTTTAGCCGTTTGGGGCTGGTACTACCCCTTCTTACTTCCTCTTGTTGCAATTCCGATCGGATTGCTGGTAATATTAATGCTTCGCAATCGGGAGCAGAAGAGCGGTCGTAGTCTAAAAGCTTATCTTAACAATGCGTCACGAGTGCTGAAGAATCGCCAACTGCTAGGGCTATTTATCGGCAGTGCAGCAAATTTTATGTTGCTGTATGGTACTTATATCACTTATCTACCAGAGTTAATTAATCAGTCTTTTAACGCTTCCGCCTTTGCGATTGGATTAATTCTTTCGAGTGTTTCTGTTTCAATTACGCTCGCTTCATCGCAGTTGGGGCGATTAACTCACAAGTTTCCGGCTCCGTTGCTGGTTCGAGCTTCATTTATCTTCTATGCCGTCGCTTTATTAATTATTCCATTTGTATCTTCGCTTTGGTTTCTTTTAATTCCAACAACACTATTTGGTATTGGCGTCGGAATTGGAATGCCAAGCATTCAAACGCTGTTAGCCGAACTCGCACCTCAAGAGTATCTCGCAACCGTTATGGCTGTGAATGGTTCGTTCTTTGGACTCGGGCAAACTTTAGGTCCCTTGATTACAGGTGTCGCATTTGGTGTTGCTGGTATTAATGGCGCGTTTTTTACAGGAGTGGGTTTAGCGCTGGTGATGCTCATTGTATTCCGATTTTGCGGTTGTTTAGGATCGTCGCGTCTAGCATAG